One region of Sulfitobacter sp. BSw21498 genomic DNA includes:
- a CDS encoding TetR/AcrR family transcriptional regulator → MTALAPKARSNNRRELILDVSAQQFVEKGFASTSTRDIAKATGMLPGSLYYHFASKDDLLVAVFEEGVQRISASVDTALEAAGADPWVRLQAACEAHLAMLLGTSSYAHVVIRTLPSDFSDAEKTLVGLRRQYEARFTRLCDALPLPPQTDRSVLRLMLIGAMNHTPVWYREGRDTPAGLARKFIENLHVPLVGAGASEAARTDASGEPVSRRIEDE, encoded by the coding sequence ATGACAGCCTTGGCACCCAAAGCCAGAAGCAACAATCGCCGAGAACTCATTCTTGACGTCTCGGCGCAGCAGTTTGTTGAAAAGGGTTTTGCCAGTACGTCAACGCGCGATATCGCCAAGGCAACCGGCATGTTGCCCGGTTCGCTGTATTATCATTTCGCATCAAAAGATGATTTGCTTGTCGCCGTATTCGAAGAAGGCGTGCAGCGGATAAGCGCCAGTGTGGATACAGCCCTGGAGGCCGCGGGCGCGGACCCCTGGGTGCGCTTGCAGGCCGCCTGCGAGGCGCACCTGGCGATGCTGCTGGGTACAAGCAGCTATGCCCATGTCGTGATCAGAACGTTGCCGTCAGATTTCAGCGACGCGGAAAAGACTCTGGTTGGCTTGCGTCGGCAATACGAGGCGCGGTTCACGAGGCTTTGCGATGCGTTGCCATTGCCGCCACAGACCGACCGAAGCGTTCTGCGGCTGATGCTGATTGGCGCAATGAATCACACGCCAGTCTGGTACCGCGAGGGTCGCGATACACCAGCCGGACTTGCCCGTAAATTCATCGAAAATCTGCACGTGCCGCTGGTCGGGGCAGGGGCCAGCGAAGCGGCCCGTACAGATGCGTCAGGTGAACCAGTTTCGAGGAGGATTGAGGATGAATGA
- a CDS encoding TetR/AcrR family transcriptional regulator, producing MNMTPKPQNAVLHDGQPSKSEQTRETILAAAAQFFRNEGYNAATMRKIAKVANMEAGSIYYHFSSKEDILGEVMELGLRRLYVEASRVLAEARAQDKDFRQVLSEMVDTHLTFLLSESDFTSANIRNFPTLPKELRQKHRPLRRAYSDLWNGFLVEAQQNGCIRTDIAIRPVRQFVLGALNWTVEWYDTERFPVATLSERVTRLLLDGMATKEHALVLVPRHRDRQIFEPEADTNKAARTRMQVLSAAARIIRDRGYKAATMRAISTEAGIEAGSIYYHFGSKDDILDEVLDLGLRDLLKGVTRTVSDWEKFPDDLSRMSAAIKTHMECLFQASEFTSANIRIYGQLPSNVRARHWPVRHEYAQLWDRILKDAQDSGCLRSDIRIVPLRQVMLGALNWTVEWFDPKKAGQEGNISLPELVEILQKLLLGGLSK from the coding sequence ATGAATATGACGCCCAAACCCCAAAACGCTGTGCTGCATGACGGACAGCCAAGTAAGTCCGAGCAGACGCGAGAGACGATCCTCGCGGCGGCGGCACAGTTTTTCCGCAATGAAGGGTACAATGCCGCGACCATGCGCAAAATCGCCAAAGTTGCAAATATGGAAGCTGGCAGCATCTACTACCACTTTTCGTCCAAAGAAGACATTCTGGGTGAAGTTATGGAGCTTGGGTTGCGCCGCCTTTATGTCGAGGCGTCGCGGGTTCTGGCCGAGGCTAGGGCGCAGGACAAGGATTTCCGACAGGTCCTGTCAGAGATGGTCGATACACACCTGACCTTTCTTTTGTCTGAAAGCGATTTTACATCCGCCAATATTCGCAACTTTCCGACGCTACCCAAAGAGTTACGCCAAAAACACCGGCCGCTGCGACGCGCATATTCCGACCTGTGGAACGGTTTCTTGGTAGAAGCCCAGCAGAATGGCTGTATTCGCACCGATATCGCGATCAGGCCTGTACGCCAGTTCGTGCTCGGCGCGCTCAACTGGACGGTCGAATGGTATGACACGGAGCGTTTTCCCGTCGCAACACTGTCCGAGCGGGTTACAAGGCTATTGCTGGATGGGATGGCCACAAAAGAGCACGCTCTGGTTCTTGTCCCCCGGCATCGCGACCGGCAGATTTTTGAACCGGAAGCCGATACCAACAAGGCAGCACGTACACGTATGCAAGTGCTATCTGCGGCCGCGCGGATCATCCGCGACCGTGGCTACAAAGCGGCAACAATGCGGGCCATTTCGACCGAGGCTGGGATCGAGGCCGGCAGCATCTACTACCATTTCGGGTCAAAAGATGACATTTTAGATGAAGTGCTGGATTTGGGGCTGCGCGATCTATTGAAGGGTGTGACTAGGACCGTTTCTGATTGGGAAAAGTTTCCTGATGACCTGAGCAGAATGTCTGCAGCGATCAAGACACATATGGAGTGTCTGTTTCAGGCCAGTGAATTCACTTCGGCAAATATTCGAATCTATGGTCAACTGCCCAGTAATGTGCGCGCTCGCCATTGGCCAGTGCGCCATGAATATGCGCAGCTTTGGGACCGCATTCTGAAAGATGCGCAAGACTCCGGTTGCTTGCGTTCCGATATCAGGATCGTCCCTTTGCGGCAGGTCATGTTGGGTGCATTGAACTGGACCGTTGAATGGTTTGACCCAAAAAAGGCGGGGCAGGAGGGAAATATCTCGTTGCCCGAACTTGTCGAAATTCTGCAAAAACTGCTTCTTGGCGGACTGTCGAAGTAA
- a CDS encoding glucose 1-dehydrogenase gives MRGLQGKRVIVTGGGSGIGREVCKRFAEEGSEVAVFDLNADGAAETVSLIEANGGKASAYTVDIADRAAVDSAVTAFEAGGPIDVLVNNAGWDVAKPFLDTDVALWDKIIAINLYGPLHMHHAVLPGMVKNGGGRVVNIASDAGRVGSSGEAVYSACKGGIISFSKTVARELARKGVQVNTVSPGPTDTALFASFAEGEAGVKIAEGLKRAIPMKRLGQPEDYPGIVCFLASEDAGFITGQVISVSGGLSMHG, from the coding sequence ATGCGTGGACTGCAAGGTAAAAGAGTGATCGTCACAGGTGGTGGCAGTGGGATTGGACGCGAAGTGTGCAAACGTTTCGCCGAAGAAGGGTCCGAAGTTGCGGTGTTTGACCTCAATGCGGACGGCGCGGCCGAAACCGTATCGCTTATTGAGGCAAATGGTGGGAAGGCCAGCGCCTACACGGTTGATATCGCGGATCGCGCCGCAGTCGATAGCGCTGTAACTGCATTCGAAGCGGGCGGGCCTATCGATGTTCTGGTCAACAATGCGGGCTGGGATGTCGCAAAGCCGTTCCTCGATACCGATGTCGCGCTCTGGGACAAGATCATTGCAATAAACCTTTATGGGCCGCTGCATATGCATCACGCGGTACTGCCCGGAATGGTTAAGAATGGGGGCGGTCGCGTGGTCAACATTGCTTCGGATGCCGGGCGTGTCGGATCGTCCGGGGAAGCGGTTTATTCGGCTTGCAAGGGCGGAATCATCTCTTTTTCGAAAACAGTCGCACGCGAACTGGCCCGCAAAGGTGTGCAGGTGAACACCGTATCTCCAGGGCCGACTGACACAGCGTTGTTTGCAAGCTTTGCCGAAGGCGAAGCCGGCGTAAAGATTGCCGAAGGCTTGAAACGCGCCATTCCGATGAAGCGACTTGGCCAGCCCGAAGATTACCCTGGGATTGTCTGCTTCCTAGCGTCGGAGGACGCTGGGTTCATCACAGGTCAGGTCATTTCCGTGTCGGGCGGCTTGTCCATGCACGGCTAG